The following coding sequences lie in one Helicoverpa zea isolate HzStark_Cry1AcR chromosome 2, ilHelZeax1.1, whole genome shotgun sequence genomic window:
- the LOC124645236 gene encoding uncharacterized protein LOC124645236, whose amino-acid sequence MFVMTRKATAKDMEVKLKLALEKLKTSEELCQQLLRERDDSEEEIQKIISKNSELKSQLAELHIQYMDVLDQRDRLQDFVGSFSECSDAHERALSRIKVLETSLNDAHKSIICFKQTQQQQESDDTHRLFNKRRWQL is encoded by the exons ATGTTCGTTATGACAAGGAAGGCCACTGCCAAGGACATGGAGGTGAAACTGAAGTTAGCCCTGGAAAAGCTCAAAACATCCGAAGAGCTCTGTCAACAACTGTTAAGGGAACGTGATGACAGCGAGGAAGaaattcagaaaataattagtaaaaacTCTGAATTGAAGTCTCAACTTGCAGAATTACACATCCAATATATGGATGTGCTGGATCAGCGGGATAGGTTACAGGATTTTGTAGGTTCTTTTAGTGAATGTAGTGATGCTCATGAGAGGGCTTTGAGTCGCATTAAGGTACTGGAGACAAGCTTAAATGATGCTCACAAGTCAATAATATGCTTCAAGCAAACCCAACAACAACAGGAAAGTGATGACACTCACCGCCTTTTCA ataaacgcagatggcagctctga
- the LOC124645228 gene encoding uncharacterized protein LOC124645228: MVQVMCITEHWHRNSEIIFLNNSNYTVQSSFVRKETIHGGSLIIVTNNLKCKERSDIVKLSVERNVELSCVELEQFVIICVYRPPSGDFNTFESVMENSLSKLNSTSKSLLVCGDFNVNILESSSLTTRLLNLFKSFNLVNLFLEPTRITATSSTCLDNIFTNCSATETLITNGLTSDHCGQLARFPDKKNKIKREITCRPLTTSRFNRFKNNINAKLDSEILNKNNPHLMYGALFDIIKYEFNSSFKTKTLVLKETANFNEWATPGIYKSRAKLYELYEMKNYNFDENFIRFVRNYSKLFKKVCHAAKSMYFSNKIKNSKSIIKATWNIINSETGKIKQRDNQYKIINENQVYEKDSDVAREFNIRKAKPRFI, from the exons ATGGTACAAGTTATGTGCATAACTGAGCACTGGCAcagaaatagtgaaataatattccttaataacagtaattataCAGTACAAAGTTCATTCGTTAGAAAGGAAACCATCCATGGTGGCTCTCTTATAattgtaactaataatttaaaatgtaaggaACGTTcagatatagtaaaattatcagtcgaGCGCAATGTAGAATTATCATGTGTTGAACTGGAacagtttgttataatttgtgtatACAGGCCTCCTTCAGGTGATTTTAACACTTTTGAATCAGTAATGGAAAATTCTCTCTCTAAACTTAATTCCACTAGTAAATCACTTTTAGTTTGCGGTGacttcaatgttaatattttagaatcatcttctttaactacaaggttgctaaacttatttaaatcatttaacttagtaaatttatttctagaaccaactcgaattacggcaacctcgtcaacctgtttagataatatatttactaattgtaGCGCCACAGAGACTCTGATTACCAATGGCCTAACTTCCGATCATTGTGGTCAACTGGCGCGGTTTcctgataaaaagaataaaatcaagcgggaaataacatgtcggcccttaacaaccagtcgttttaataggtttaaaaataatattaacgcgaaactagacagtgaaatattaaataaaaacaatccccatttaatgtacggagcactatttgatataataaaatacgaatttaattctagttttaaaaccaaaacgctCGTACTAAAAGAAACGGCTAACTTCAATGAGTGGGCTACCCCCGGCATTTACAAGAGTAGAGCTAAGCTGTATGAgttgtatgaaatgaaaaattataattttgatgaaaattttattagatttgttaggaattattctaaattgtttaaaaaagtttgtcatgcggcaaaatcaatgtatttcagtaataaaattaagaatagtaagagtataataaaagcgacgtggaatattataaatagcgagaccgggaaaatcaaacagcgtgataatcagtataaaatcattaatgagaatcaagtttatgaGAAAGATTCTGATGTAGCTCGCGAATT taatatacgtaaggcaaaacctagattcatatag